In the genome of Croceimicrobium hydrocarbonivorans, one region contains:
- a CDS encoding TraB/GumN family protein, with translation MYRFLLSFLLLPLFSFAQINKEYQGLLWKISGNGLEEASYLYGTMHVSNRVAFHLSETFFEALDNADYVALETNPETWVADLTSSELYRDLFKMSYQYNQYMMPLYNSFNPKEPQQQDWEYYLARDQDLLNNLLYRLDQQDQDFAESTYLDLFIFQAGRKAGKTIYALEDYEESYKSVLKASRQDEDAVYITDRQARDLLGDFTDWQTLMEDAYRRGDLDLIDTLNSVLYPGKYYRKNMLDDRNKVMVAGMDSLMQAGVLFTGVGASHLPGKMGLINLLREKGYTVEAENRAVTTTSISRKDEIDAIILSAEPQDFISDDFFIQAQVPGKMIKFLSQPYQEYVFADMVNGGFYSIRRIPTYGPVYGKDRAFYQGRIDSMLFENIPGKILSKDTIQVSGFPAFDIKNETRTGDHQHYQIVFTDLEVIIFKVGGHKDFAQSALPKAFFKSLELNSFDDTEKYRPQFEGFELRMPGSLRTEQYEAAFANPYYTFWVQSFDEGEYYAAALRQYYDFDYFEEDDFELKYLIEKIADDKKLEVDTIYLDAGESTTFSRFVLKNKKEEKIFGQVHIQGPKYVMMMTTAQDQAEQESFFNSFAFTPWQYEDEFQEYQDSVLHLRLESPVKPNDYESFLAGLSQSRGYQSDEDHSYRGEVKEKVLTYSPSGEQIKVRLETEHIYASYLKLEDYWLEKINDFSDEQGLQLISDSTLYTRQDSNYLSEAKVLVFSDTNTHRQIKTKWILENGALYSLWTLSDSLGYNSAFAERALASFQPAGDTIFGKPITLPKADLFFEALDSRDSVRLFEASNSVYKVDFVEEDADRIKDYVLNYEQEGFDRTARLKLLNRLSWLDNEKHIPFLEDLYYDKLDSSAYQFKILETLVDFNGKEGNKSFKKLIMDEPPFTATSYIYSQLFEEFRDTIELAPIIYPDILPLTDFEDYRSEIYELLAELLDSGLVKGGDYKSKYKSLLLFAKVELKKQHASDESTNTYSRKKTVNSELVTYTKLLRPFARKKEVQEQYRKTLSVRNEAVLADLVVVMDPYWEVPDSTWNSLAKKPKAFYKVYPYLQKNDKLKVLDEKYRSREYYAQSILEYNRYSSYDTVSFIGSEKVEIKAYPAEVFFFRARNEDDKLWKLMYLVVEDKEKLSAEYAMVREGETYNENIADMDEVIKDALKEIKLYGRERVVD, from the coding sequence ATGTATCGTTTTCTTTTAAGCTTCCTTTTGCTTCCCCTCTTTAGCTTCGCACAAATCAATAAAGAGTATCAGGGTTTGCTTTGGAAGATATCCGGCAATGGCCTCGAAGAAGCTTCCTATCTCTATGGCACCATGCACGTGAGTAATCGGGTAGCCTTTCACCTCAGTGAAACTTTTTTTGAAGCGCTGGACAATGCAGATTATGTGGCACTGGAAACCAATCCGGAGACCTGGGTTGCCGATTTAACCAGCTCTGAACTTTACCGCGATCTCTTTAAAATGTCCTATCAGTACAATCAGTACATGATGCCGCTCTATAATTCCTTTAATCCTAAGGAACCCCAACAACAAGACTGGGAGTATTATTTGGCGCGCGATCAGGATTTGCTGAATAATCTATTGTATCGTCTCGATCAACAGGATCAGGACTTCGCCGAAAGTACCTATCTGGACCTATTCATTTTTCAAGCCGGTCGAAAAGCGGGCAAAACCATTTATGCTCTGGAAGACTATGAAGAGTCCTATAAGAGTGTGCTAAAGGCTAGTCGTCAAGATGAAGATGCGGTGTACATTACCGATAGACAAGCCCGCGATCTTTTGGGTGACTTTACAGATTGGCAAACCTTGATGGAAGATGCCTACCGACGTGGTGACCTCGATTTGATTGATACCCTTAATTCTGTGCTTTATCCCGGTAAATATTACCGTAAGAATATGCTCGACGATCGCAATAAGGTTATGGTAGCGGGCATGGATTCTTTAATGCAGGCCGGAGTGCTTTTCACTGGCGTCGGTGCTTCTCACTTGCCAGGTAAAATGGGGCTAATTAATCTCTTACGCGAGAAGGGTTATACGGTGGAAGCCGAAAATCGGGCGGTTACCACCACCAGCATCAGCCGTAAGGATGAAATTGATGCAATAATTCTTAGTGCAGAGCCACAGGACTTTATTTCGGATGATTTTTTTATCCAAGCACAGGTCCCGGGTAAAATGATCAAATTCTTAAGTCAGCCTTACCAAGAGTATGTTTTTGCCGATATGGTGAACGGGGGTTTTTACAGCATTCGTCGGATACCTACCTATGGACCGGTTTATGGAAAGGACCGTGCATTTTATCAAGGGCGAATTGATAGCATGCTTTTCGAGAATATTCCCGGTAAAATATTATCCAAGGATACCATTCAAGTTTCAGGATTTCCAGCTTTCGATATTAAGAATGAAACTCGCACCGGCGACCATCAGCATTATCAAATTGTATTTACAGATTTAGAGGTCATCATCTTTAAAGTGGGTGGACATAAGGACTTTGCCCAATCGGCCTTGCCGAAAGCTTTTTTTAAGAGCCTAGAATTAAACTCTTTTGATGATACAGAAAAGTACCGCCCCCAGTTTGAGGGTTTTGAGCTCCGGATGCCCGGTTCTTTGCGAACGGAGCAATATGAAGCAGCCTTTGCGAATCCTTATTATACCTTTTGGGTCCAATCCTTTGATGAAGGTGAATACTATGCTGCGGCCTTGCGCCAGTACTATGATTTCGATTATTTCGAAGAAGACGATTTTGAACTCAAATACCTGATAGAGAAAATCGCGGACGACAAGAAGTTGGAAGTAGATACGATCTATTTGGATGCAGGGGAGAGCACAACTTTCAGTCGCTTTGTTCTAAAGAATAAAAAGGAAGAAAAGATCTTCGGGCAAGTACATATACAAGGTCCAAAGTATGTAATGATGATGACCACGGCCCAGGATCAGGCTGAGCAAGAAAGCTTCTTTAATTCTTTTGCATTTACACCCTGGCAGTATGAAGATGAATTTCAAGAATATCAGGATTCAGTACTGCATCTGCGATTGGAGAGTCCGGTAAAACCGAATGATTATGAGTCTTTTTTAGCGGGATTAAGTCAGTCCAGAGGCTATCAATCCGATGAAGATCATTCCTATCGAGGCGAAGTAAAGGAGAAAGTGCTGACTTACAGTCCTAGCGGAGAGCAAATTAAAGTTCGCCTGGAAACAGAGCATATTTATGCATCCTATCTCAAGCTGGAAGATTATTGGTTAGAGAAGATTAATGACTTTAGTGATGAGCAAGGTTTACAGCTGATCAGCGATTCAACCCTTTATACCAGGCAAGACAGTAATTACCTGAGTGAAGCCAAAGTCCTGGTTTTTAGTGATACCAATACCCATCGTCAAATTAAGACCAAGTGGATTCTAGAAAATGGTGCCCTCTATTCTTTATGGACGCTGAGCGATAGTTTGGGCTATAATTCTGCTTTTGCGGAAAGAGCCCTGGCAAGCTTCCAACCCGCAGGAGATACCATTTTTGGTAAGCCCATTACTCTGCCTAAGGCGGATCTCTTTTTTGAAGCTTTAGACAGTCGCGACAGTGTTCGCCTATTCGAGGCATCGAATTCGGTATATAAGGTGGATTTTGTGGAAGAGGATGCTGATCGGATTAAAGATTATGTCTTGAATTATGAGCAGGAAGGTTTTGATCGGACGGCACGATTAAAGCTTTTGAACCGACTCTCTTGGCTGGATAATGAAAAGCATATTCCCTTTTTAGAGGATTTGTATTATGATAAATTAGACTCTTCAGCCTATCAGTTTAAGATCCTTGAAACCCTGGTAGATTTTAATGGTAAGGAAGGTAATAAGAGCTTTAAAAAGCTGATTATGGATGAGCCTCCCTTTACAGCTACATCCTATATCTATAGCCAACTATTTGAAGAGTTCAGAGATACTATTGAATTGGCACCGATCATTTATCCGGATATTCTACCTCTAACTGACTTCGAGGATTATCGCTCGGAGATTTACGAATTATTAGCTGAGCTGCTGGACAGCGGCTTAGTGAAGGGCGGTGATTATAAGTCTAAATACAAGTCATTGCTACTTTTTGCCAAGGTAGAACTGAAAAAGCAACATGCCTCCGACGAGTCCACCAATACCTATAGCCGCAAGAAAACAGTAAACTCAGAATTAGTAACCTATACCAAACTGCTGCGCCCATTTGCGCGCAAGAAAGAAGTACAGGAGCAGTATCGGAAAACCCTTAGTGTTCGCAATGAAGCGGTTTTGGCGGATTTAGTAGTGGTGATGGATCCTTATTGGGAGGTACCAGACTCCACCTGGAATTCGCTGGCTAAGAAACCAAAGGCCTTTTATAAGGTCTATCCATATTTACAGAAAAACGATAAGCTAAAGGTCTTGGATGAGAAATACCGCAGCCGCGAATATTATGCCCAGAGTATATTGGAATACAATCGCTATTCGAGCTATGACACGGTTTCCTTTATAGGCAGTGAAAAGGTGGAGATTAAAGCCTATCCCGCCGAGGTCTTTTTCTTTAGAGCTCGAAATGAAGATGATAAACTTTGGAAGTTAATGTACCTGGTGGTTGAGGATAAAGAAAAGCTGAGTGCTGAATATGCTATGGTCCGCGAAGGTGAGACTTACAATGAGAATATTGCGGATATGGATGAGGTGATCAAAGATGCCTTAAAAGAGATTAAGCTCTATGGTCGAGAGCGAGTAGTAGATTAA
- a CDS encoding TlpA family protein disulfide reductase: MKIPLFLTVLSLFCFSLVQGQALRVGDTVPNYVFQEVINGDQKPISLSSQNNKPLLIDFWATWCAPCIPALHKMEEWQIEFEGQIDFISVSADSQENLSRFLQNSPLSIPVVWDTSHREIFPYRYVPHTVLIDSQGLILYMGSPKKLNSAILQKLIDGEDLQLPEEEKAAKSDYHLLETYQEEAFQYRLSSEQKGWSFKNEIQRDEDGKPRALDFRNVSLYRLLADVYQLSSVARIYSEEEVAAHRKYCFSLEQDSQYPVEIMEHAQAILNSHLEYEASWQAVVLDSVCVLEVLDSTKLPSISKEEERYFEYRGPYYLGKKVSTYDLIKYLENEVQLPVKDKAMLGYAFDMELNWTYGDGKSLNRELAKYGLLIKWSEQPEAVDLLLLKSKSGN, encoded by the coding sequence ATGAAAATCCCTTTGTTCCTGACTGTTTTATCGCTTTTCTGTTTTTCTTTAGTTCAAGGGCAAGCACTGCGAGTAGGGGATACGGTACCCAATTATGTGTTTCAAGAAGTTATTAATGGAGATCAAAAGCCCATTTCATTAAGCTCGCAGAACAACAAGCCATTGCTGATCGATTTTTGGGCGACCTGGTGTGCGCCCTGTATCCCTGCATTGCATAAAATGGAGGAATGGCAAATTGAGTTTGAAGGACAAATTGACTTCATCAGCGTATCTGCCGACAGCCAAGAAAATCTATCGCGCTTTTTGCAAAATTCACCGCTCTCCATTCCGGTGGTCTGGGATACCAGCCATCGCGAAATCTTCCCCTACCGCTATGTGCCGCATACGGTTTTGATCGATTCCCAGGGGCTTATTCTTTATATGGGTAGTCCAAAAAAATTGAATAGTGCTATCCTGCAAAAATTGATTGATGGCGAGGATTTGCAGCTACCGGAAGAAGAAAAAGCAGCTAAGTCTGACTATCATTTATTGGAGACTTATCAGGAGGAAGCTTTTCAATATCGCTTGAGCTCCGAGCAAAAAGGCTGGTCCTTTAAAAACGAAATCCAACGCGATGAAGATGGTAAGCCTAGGGCGCTTGATTTTCGAAATGTGTCATTATATCGCCTTTTGGCGGATGTCTATCAATTGTCCTCCGTAGCTCGGATTTACAGTGAGGAAGAGGTAGCGGCCCATCGTAAATACTGTTTTAGCCTGGAGCAGGATTCGCAGTACCCGGTGGAAATTATGGAGCATGCTCAAGCTATTTTAAATTCTCATTTAGAATATGAAGCAAGCTGGCAAGCTGTAGTCCTGGATTCAGTTTGTGTTTTGGAAGTATTGGACAGCACCAAACTGCCTTCGATTTCAAAAGAGGAAGAGCGCTATTTTGAATACCGCGGTCCATATTATTTGGGAAAAAAGGTCAGCACTTATGATTTGATCAAATACCTTGAGAATGAAGTGCAATTGCCAGTTAAGGATAAAGCTATGCTGGGCTATGCTTTCGATATGGAGCTGAATTGGACCTATGGGGATGGCAAAAGCCTTAATCGCGAATTAGCAAAATACGGTCTGCTGATCAAATGGTCGGAACAGCCGGAAGCGGTCGATTTACTGCTGCTTAAATCTAAAAGTGGCAATTAA
- a CDS encoding methylated-DNA--[protein]-cysteine S-methyltransferase: MKQEESLNYQRIARVIEYIQNHYQEQPSLEELAAQVHLSPFHFQRLFRDWAGTSPKKFLQYTSLNHAKKLLAEQEASLAETAFQTGLSGTSRLHDLFINIQGMSPAEYKRGGENLNIHYSLAESPFGQLIVASTPKGLCYLAFAESDVQALEGLKNEFPRATFLVGSDLNQERALRFFRRDWTELPQIKLHLKGTEFQLQVWEALLKIPSAQVATYGTLASQIGKPKASRAVGTAIGSNPIAYLIPCHRVIRASGELGGYRWDPLRKRAILGWEAAEQDAQRSNN, translated from the coding sequence ATGAAGCAGGAAGAAAGCCTCAATTATCAGCGCATCGCTAGGGTGATTGAATACATTCAAAATCATTACCAGGAGCAGCCAAGCCTGGAAGAACTAGCTGCCCAGGTGCATTTAAGTCCTTTTCATTTTCAACGATTATTTCGCGATTGGGCAGGCACTAGTCCTAAGAAGTTCCTGCAATACACCAGTTTAAATCATGCCAAGAAATTGCTGGCGGAGCAAGAAGCTTCCTTAGCAGAAACTGCCTTTCAAACGGGCCTATCCGGCACCAGCCGACTGCATGATCTCTTTATCAATATCCAGGGCATGAGTCCGGCGGAGTATAAAAGGGGAGGCGAAAATCTGAACATTCATTATAGTTTGGCCGAAAGTCCTTTTGGTCAGCTGATTGTGGCTTCCACCCCTAAAGGACTTTGCTATCTGGCTTTCGCGGAATCCGATGTTCAAGCATTAGAGGGCTTGAAAAATGAATTTCCGAGGGCTACTTTTTTAGTGGGTTCCGATCTAAATCAAGAGAGGGCTTTGCGCTTTTTTAGAAGGGATTGGACCGAATTGCCACAAATAAAACTGCATTTAAAAGGAACCGAATTTCAATTGCAGGTTTGGGAGGCACTTTTGAAAATTCCATCAGCGCAAGTGGCTACTTATGGAACCTTGGCCAGCCAAATTGGCAAGCCCAAAGCCTCGCGAGCGGTAGGTACGGCCATCGGCTCCAATCCCATTGCTTATCTGATTCCCTGTCATCGGGTGATTCGCGCTTCAGGAGAATTAGGGGGTTACCGTTGGGATCCTTTGCGTAAGCGAGCCATCTTGGGCTGGGAAGCGGCTGAGCAAGATGCTCAAAGATCCAATAATTGA
- a CDS encoding S41 family peptidase gives MKKLGYLLLPLILFSCQNPASSPKDEKLAQELMQVADSISQLMASYHYNPGELQGDAYLEVEQKVKELAQNAQSKAEFREGFNGLWQDGPFSHVSLVDMERPATAMADFVDSLRVGDHAVSLEWMGKTALLALTTMTGIDTKERVFAAFQEIAKQSADTLILDLRNNTGGTFAGVPLIGHIIEAPLDAGFFVSRKWWKKHSETPGFSDVQDLRSWRGWSLKAFWHDVQEAELSRVQFEVMEPHFAGPVYVLISSKTASAAEFTADALANVESVTLIGERTAGQMLSQKMFDLPQGLQLSLPIAEYYSTRMGRIEGKGVAPEIEIDQSQALNLARALCRGANLDTTMAMLQAELDTKKAQPLAGEEIYLLGSMNDWGKDWQNSPQFKYIGKGQFEATLSLEKGSYEFKIAPMNWEFDFGAATDQGFMELGAEQSLVKKGGSPNLKLNLDAKTEVHFILDLSDENDPVLRVS, from the coding sequence ATGAAAAAGCTGGGCTACCTATTGCTTCCGCTGATTCTTTTCAGTTGTCAGAATCCTGCTTCCAGTCCCAAAGATGAAAAGCTTGCTCAAGAGCTTATGCAAGTGGCAGATAGTATTTCGCAATTAATGGCTAGTTACCATTATAATCCGGGTGAATTGCAAGGCGATGCCTATTTAGAGGTAGAGCAAAAGGTAAAGGAGCTGGCTCAAAATGCGCAAAGCAAAGCTGAGTTTAGAGAGGGTTTTAATGGCCTTTGGCAGGATGGCCCCTTCTCGCATGTAAGCTTGGTAGACATGGAAAGACCGGCTACTGCCATGGCTGATTTTGTGGATAGCCTTAGAGTGGGGGATCATGCAGTTTCCTTGGAATGGATGGGGAAAACGGCCTTACTAGCGCTTACAACCATGACGGGCATCGATACCAAGGAGCGAGTTTTTGCGGCTTTTCAGGAAATAGCTAAGCAATCGGCAGATACCCTGATACTAGATCTCCGCAATAATACCGGTGGAACCTTTGCCGGGGTGCCCCTGATCGGGCATATTATAGAAGCACCCCTGGATGCTGGTTTTTTTGTTTCACGCAAATGGTGGAAAAAGCACAGTGAGACTCCGGGTTTTAGTGATGTGCAAGATTTGAGATCCTGGAGGGGTTGGTCGTTAAAGGCCTTTTGGCATGATGTACAAGAAGCGGAACTAAGCAGAGTGCAATTCGAAGTAATGGAACCTCATTTTGCCGGTCCGGTTTATGTGCTGATAAGTTCTAAAACCGCTAGTGCCGCAGAATTCACGGCCGATGCTTTGGCAAATGTGGAGAGCGTAACTTTAATCGGAGAGCGAACTGCGGGTCAAATGCTTTCGCAGAAGATGTTTGATTTGCCTCAAGGATTGCAATTGTCGCTGCCCATCGCCGAATATTATTCTACGCGCATGGGTCGTATTGAGGGCAAAGGAGTCGCTCCGGAAATTGAGATTGATCAGAGCCAGGCTTTGAATTTAGCAAGGGCTTTGTGCAGGGGAGCTAATTTGGATACGACTATGGCCATGCTTCAGGCGGAGCTGGATACCAAGAAAGCTCAACCTCTGGCCGGAGAAGAAATCTACCTTTTAGGTTCGATGAATGATTGGGGCAAGGATTGGCAAAACAGTCCTCAATTTAAGTATATCGGAAAGGGGCAGTTTGAAGCGACACTCAGCCTTGAGAAAGGAAGCTATGAATTTAAGATTGCCCCCATGAATTGGGAATTTGATTTTGGGGCCGCAACAGATCAAGGTTTTATGGAATTAGGTGCAGAGCAAAGCCTGGTGAAGAAAGGGGGGAGCCCAAATCTAAAATTAAACCTTGATGCCAAGACTGAAGTGCATTTCATTTTAGACTTATCGGATGAAAATGATCCGGTGCTTAGAGTAAGTTAG
- the trhO gene encoding oxygen-dependent tRNA uridine(34) hydroxylase TrhO, which yields MDPNAGKKNLVNRYSREELEARLMAEDFKRITVSFYRYVILDDPQAMRDRLYQEWTELNCLGRIYVAREGINAQMNVPEQNWEQFVKELHAKEEFKDIPFKIAVEDDGKSFLKLVIKVRDRIVADGLADDHYDVTNVGTHLDAESWNQALEEGAIVVDMRNHYESEIGHFENSILPQAETFREELPEVLEKLKGKESDKILLYCTGGIRCEKTSAFLKHHGFTDVNQLHGGIIDYARQIKTKELPNKFHGKNFVFDERLGESISHEVISHCHQCGEPCDVHVNCANVACNLLFIQCPTCAEKYDKCCSEECMEVQHLSAEEQKELRKGKKSQKRFHSHRRWGDLHPETKS from the coding sequence ATGGATCCCAATGCCGGAAAAAAGAATCTGGTAAACCGCTACAGTCGGGAAGAGCTGGAAGCGCGCCTGATGGCCGAAGACTTTAAACGCATTACCGTATCTTTTTATCGATACGTTATACTCGATGATCCGCAAGCCATGCGCGATCGTTTATATCAAGAGTGGACTGAGCTAAACTGCCTGGGCCGTATTTATGTGGCTCGTGAAGGTATCAATGCTCAAATGAATGTACCCGAACAAAATTGGGAGCAATTCGTAAAGGAGCTGCATGCCAAGGAAGAGTTCAAAGACATCCCCTTTAAAATTGCGGTGGAAGATGATGGTAAATCCTTCCTCAAATTGGTAATTAAGGTGCGTGATCGCATTGTGGCTGATGGCTTAGCCGATGATCACTACGATGTAACCAATGTGGGTACTCACCTCGATGCTGAATCCTGGAACCAAGCATTGGAAGAAGGCGCTATTGTTGTAGATATGCGCAATCACTATGAAAGTGAAATCGGGCATTTCGAGAACTCCATCCTTCCCCAAGCGGAAACCTTTAGAGAAGAATTACCCGAAGTATTGGAAAAACTCAAAGGCAAGGAAAGTGATAAAATCCTCCTTTATTGTACCGGTGGTATTCGCTGCGAAAAAACTTCTGCCTTCCTCAAACACCATGGTTTTACCGATGTAAATCAGTTACATGGTGGTATTATAGATTATGCCCGTCAAATTAAAACCAAAGAATTACCGAACAAATTTCATGGTAAGAACTTTGTATTTGATGAGCGCCTGGGTGAAAGCATTTCCCATGAGGTAATTTCACATTGTCATCAATGTGGAGAGCCTTGTGATGTGCATGTAAACTGTGCCAATGTAGCTTGTAATTTGCTCTTTATTCAATGCCCAACATGCGCGGAGAAATACGATAAATGTTGCTCTGAAGAATGTATGGAAGTGCAGCATTTAAGTGCAGAAGAGCAGAAAGAGCTCCGCAAAGGCAAAAAAAGCCAAAAGCGTTTCCACAGTCATCGACGCTGGGGCGATTTGCATCCAGAAACCAAAAGCTGA
- a CDS encoding homogentisate 1,2-dioxygenase — protein sequence MPFYQKLGKIPHKRHTTFRKENGDLHYEQLFGTEGFSGMSSLLYHLHRPTMVKDVKVGADLKPKAALDHNITSRMLQGFQVPAKEDYLESRIPVLFNNDVHISLAAPTKSLTEYFYKNADADEMIFIHRGTGTLRTMMGNIPFGYGDYLVIPRGMIYQIEFDDADNRLFILDSYQPIYIPKRYRNYFGQLLEHSPFCERDMRGPEKLEVHDEMGDFVIKVKKEGILHEITYASHPFDVVGWDGFNYPYAFNIKDFEPITGRVHQPPPVHQTFESAQYVVCSFVPRLYDYHPEAIPAPYNHSNIDSDEVLYYVDGDFMSRNHVDKGFISLHPAGIPHGPHPGAYERSIGQKETQEWAVMVDTFRPLKVTQAALDIEIENYHRSWLDE from the coding sequence ATGCCATTTTATCAAAAATTAGGAAAGATTCCGCATAAGCGCCATACCACCTTCCGAAAGGAAAATGGAGATCTGCATTACGAGCAGCTCTTTGGTACCGAAGGCTTTAGTGGAATGTCGTCCCTACTCTACCACTTGCATCGACCGACTATGGTTAAGGATGTGAAGGTAGGTGCCGACCTCAAGCCCAAAGCCGCCCTGGACCATAATATTACCAGCCGCATGCTGCAAGGCTTCCAGGTTCCGGCCAAAGAAGATTATCTGGAAAGCCGTATTCCTGTGCTCTTTAATAATGATGTGCACATTTCATTGGCGGCTCCTACCAAGAGCTTAACCGAATACTTCTACAAAAATGCCGATGCGGATGAGATGATTTTTATTCATCGCGGTACCGGCACCCTGCGCACCATGATGGGAAATATTCCTTTCGGCTATGGTGACTATTTGGTGATTCCTCGTGGCATGATCTATCAAATTGAATTTGATGATGCCGACAACCGTCTTTTCATCCTCGATTCCTACCAACCTATTTACATCCCTAAGCGCTACCGTAACTACTTCGGTCAGTTATTAGAGCACAGCCCCTTCTGCGAACGCGATATGCGTGGACCAGAAAAGCTGGAAGTGCATGATGAAATGGGTGACTTTGTGATCAAAGTGAAGAAGGAAGGCATCTTGCATGAAATCACCTATGCCAGTCATCCTTTTGACGTAGTAGGCTGGGATGGTTTCAACTACCCCTATGCCTTTAATATTAAGGACTTCGAACCCATCACCGGAAGGGTACACCAACCACCACCCGTTCACCAAACTTTTGAGAGTGCCCAATATGTAGTTTGCTCTTTTGTTCCGCGTTTGTACGATTACCATCCTGAGGCGATTCCCGCTCCTTACAATCATAGTAATATCGACAGTGATGAGGTATTATACTATGTAGATGGTGACTTTATGAGCCGCAATCATGTGGACAAAGGATTTATCAGCTTGCACCCAGCCGGTATTCCTCACGGACCCCATCCTGGAGCTTACGAGCGCAGCATAGGTCAGAAGGAGACTCAGGAATGGGCCGTTATGGTAGATACTTTCCGCCCTCTGAAAGTGACTCAGGCAGCCTTAGATATCGAGATCGAAAACTATCATCGTTCTTGGCTCGACGAATAA
- the hppD gene encoding 4-hydroxyphenylpyruvate dioxygenase: MDTLYDTTSLKLKKEFPDAEDFLPLNGTDHVELYVGNAKQAAHFYKTAFGFQSVAYAGLETGVKDRVSYVLQQNKIRLVLTTPLGEGGPINDHLNRHGDGVKNVALWVDDATKSFEETTKRGAEVAFEPYTIEDENGKVTLSGIKTYGDTVHVFVDRSEYNGPFMPGYKSWESHYNPKGAGLEYIDHMVGNVGWGEMNKWVDFYARVMGFAQLVSFDDKDISTEYTALMSKVMTNGNGRIKFPINEPAEGKKKSQIEEYIDFYNGAGVQHIAVATNDIITTVDHLKDQGVEFLYVPETYYDDLLERVGDIEEEVSELRKRGILVDRDDEGYLLQLFTKPVADRPTLFFEIIQRKGAKSFGKGNFKALFESIEREQANRGTL, translated from the coding sequence ATGGACACACTTTACGATACAACTTCTCTTAAATTAAAAAAGGAATTCCCAGATGCTGAGGATTTCTTACCTCTTAATGGTACCGACCACGTAGAACTCTATGTTGGTAATGCCAAGCAAGCGGCGCACTTTTACAAAACAGCCTTTGGCTTTCAATCTGTGGCTTATGCCGGATTGGAGACTGGTGTAAAAGACCGTGTTTCTTATGTTTTACAGCAAAACAAAATTCGTTTGGTGCTTACTACTCCCCTAGGAGAAGGCGGCCCTATTAACGATCACTTGAACCGTCATGGTGACGGGGTTAAAAACGTGGCCCTTTGGGTTGACGATGCCACTAAAAGCTTTGAAGAAACCACCAAGCGTGGCGCCGAGGTAGCATTTGAACCTTACACCATCGAAGACGAAAACGGAAAAGTGACCTTAAGTGGCATTAAAACTTATGGCGACACCGTTCACGTTTTTGTAGACCGTTCGGAGTACAATGGACCTTTCATGCCAGGCTATAAAAGCTGGGAAAGTCATTACAATCCTAAGGGAGCCGGCTTAGAATACATCGACCATATGGTAGGTAATGTAGGCTGGGGCGAGATGAACAAATGGGTTGACTTCTACGCGCGTGTTATGGGCTTCGCTCAATTGGTATCATTTGATGATAAAGACATTTCTACCGAGTACACTGCCTTAATGAGTAAGGTAATGACCAATGGAAATGGCCGCATTAAATTCCCAATTAACGAACCTGCCGAAGGCAAGAAGAAATCTCAGATTGAGGAATACATCGACTTCTACAATGGTGCGGGTGTACAGCATATCGCCGTAGCTACCAATGATATCATTACCACTGTAGATCATTTAAAAGATCAAGGTGTAGAATTCCTATATGTACCCGAAACTTATTATGATGATTTGCTCGAGCGTGTAGGTGACATCGAAGAAGAGGTTTCCGAATTGCGCAAACGCGGAATTTTGGTAGACCGCGACGATGAAGGTTATTTGCTACAGCTTTTCACTAAGCCGGTAGCCGATCGTCCTACCTTGTTCTTTGAGATCATTCAGCGTAAAGGCGCCAAGAGCTTCGGAAAAGGAAACTTTAAAGCCTTATTCGAATCTATTGAACGCGAACAAGCGAACCGCGGTACTTTATAA